One Deltaproteobacteria bacterium genomic region harbors:
- a CDS encoding PilZ domain-containing protein, protein MNPPIHMHDTTAQRAHPRAEIGERCWIETSKITLFARMENISLGGVFIRTATPIPDGTVLSIRWTLEEGGVDLEAKATVVWSRAIGHQGGLPAGMGLSFHPLAPALWKSIDAYVTRRLAS, encoded by the coding sequence GTGAACCCCCCCATCCACATGCACGACACCACTGCCCAACGCGCCCACCCGAGAGCCGAGATCGGGGAGCGCTGCTGGATCGAGACCAGCAAGATCACGCTCTTCGCCCGGATGGAGAACATCTCCCTCGGGGGAGTGTTCATCCGCACGGCCACGCCGATCCCCGATGGGACGGTGCTGAGCATCCGCTGGACCCTCGAGGAGGGCGGCGTCGATCTCGAGGCGAAGGCCACGGTGGTCTGGAGTCGCGCGATCGGGCACCAGGGGGGGCTCCCGGCGGGGATGGGGCTCTCCTTCCACCCGCTCGCGCCGGCGCTCTGGAAGTCGATCGACGCCTACGTGACCCGGAGGCTGGCCAGCTGA
- a CDS encoding PfkB family carbohydrate kinase: MSLLVVGSMAIDNLKSPAGHRPEVIGGAATFSSTTAAFFHPVRVVSVIGADFPEEPLAELGKRGIDCSGVERTEGESFRWTGEYGEDFGDAKTIDTKLGVLATFDPVLPESFRDSRFVFLANNDPDIQGKIIDQLEDPELIALDTMNFWIEGKREALLKTIARVDLLLVNDTEARMLSGEKNIVKAAAAIQKLGPQIVIIKRGEFGAMLFVGDAKPFFVPAMPLTDVVDPTGAGDSFAGGLTGYLAGKGKVDAETLRQAMVAGSALASFAVQGFGLDRLWEASREELQERLEGFVELTRFEPLPH; this comes from the coding sequence ATGTCCCTACTCGTCGTGGGCTCGATGGCCATCGACAACCTCAAGTCTCCGGCCGGTCACCGCCCGGAGGTGATCGGCGGCGCGGCCACCTTCAGCTCGACCACCGCCGCCTTCTTCCACCCGGTGCGGGTCGTCTCGGTGATCGGCGCCGACTTCCCCGAGGAGCCCCTCGCGGAGCTGGGCAAGCGCGGGATCGACTGCAGCGGCGTCGAGCGCACCGAGGGTGAGTCCTTCCGCTGGACCGGCGAGTACGGCGAGGACTTCGGCGACGCGAAGACGATCGACACCAAGCTGGGCGTCCTGGCGACCTTCGATCCGGTCCTGCCCGAGAGCTTCCGGGACAGCCGCTTCGTCTTCCTCGCCAACAACGATCCCGACATCCAGGGGAAGATCATCGACCAGCTCGAGGACCCCGAGCTCATCGCCCTGGACACCATGAACTTCTGGATCGAGGGCAAGCGCGAGGCGCTCCTGAAGACGATCGCCCGGGTGGACCTGCTCCTGGTCAACGACACCGAGGCGCGGATGCTCTCGGGCGAGAAGAACATCGTGAAGGCGGCGGCGGCCATCCAGAAGCTGGGCCCCCAGATCGTCATCATCAAGCGGGGCGAGTTCGGCGCCATGCTCTTCGTCGGCGACGCCAAGCCCTTCTTCGTCCCGGCCATGCCGCTGACCGACGTCGTGGATCCCACCGGCGCCGGCGACAGCTTCGCCGGCGGCCTGACCGGCTACCTGGCCGGGAAGGGGAAGGTCGACGCCGAGACCCTGCGTCAGGCCATGGTCGCGGGCAGCGCACTGGCCTCCTTCGCGGTGCAGGGCTTCGGCCTCGACCGGCTCTGGGAGGCCTCCCGGGAGGAGCTCCAGGAGCGGCTCGAGGGCTTCGTCGAGCTCACCCGCTTCGAGCCCCTCCCTCACTAG
- the mtnP gene encoding S-methyl-5'-thioadenosine phosphorylase, which produces MSGPTLGILGGSGLYDLPDLKDVERIELSTPFGEPSDAYVRGRLGETTLVFLPRHGVGHRLMPSEINNRANIWGLKKLGVEQILSVSAVGSMKEEIHPGDVVIVDQLFDWTRQRVPTFFGDGIVAHVAFGDPICNRLGGLITAAAKATQPEEGGAVHEGGTYICMEGPAFSTRAESNIYRSWGVSVIGMTNLPEAKLAREAELCYATLALATDYDCWHDGHDDVSVASVLETLRQNVQRAQAVIRGVAERLSTERPCACPNALQHAIMTSPDHIPAEARERLALLVDRHLS; this is translated from the coding sequence ATGTCTGGACCCACCCTCGGAATCCTCGGAGGCAGCGGCCTCTACGATCTCCCCGACCTGAAGGACGTCGAGCGCATCGAGCTCTCGACCCCCTTCGGTGAGCCCTCCGACGCCTACGTCCGGGGCCGGCTCGGGGAGACCACCCTGGTCTTCCTCCCCCGCCACGGGGTGGGGCATCGCCTGATGCCCTCGGAGATCAACAACCGGGCGAACATCTGGGGCCTGAAGAAGCTGGGGGTCGAGCAGATCCTCTCGGTCTCGGCCGTGGGCTCGATGAAGGAGGAGATCCACCCCGGTGACGTCGTCATCGTGGATCAGCTCTTCGACTGGACCCGGCAGCGGGTGCCCACCTTCTTCGGCGACGGGATCGTGGCGCACGTGGCCTTCGGCGACCCCATCTGCAACCGCCTGGGCGGCCTCATCACCGCGGCGGCGAAGGCCACCCAGCCCGAGGAGGGCGGGGCGGTGCACGAGGGCGGCACCTACATCTGCATGGAGGGGCCGGCCTTCTCCACCCGCGCCGAGTCCAACATCTACCGCAGCTGGGGCGTCTCGGTGATCGGGATGACCAACCTCCCCGAGGCGAAGCTCGCCCGGGAGGCGGAGCTCTGCTACGCGACCCTCGCCCTGGCCACCGACTACGACTGCTGGCACGACGGTCACGACGATGTCAGCGTCGCCTCGGTGCTCGAGACCCTGCGGCAGAACGTGCAGCGGGCCCAGGCCGTCATCCGGGGGGTCGCCGAGCGCCTCTCCACCGAGCGGCCCTGCGCCTGCCCGAACGCCCTCCAGCACGCCATCATGACCTCGCCGGATCACATCCCGGCCGAGGCGCGCGAGCGGCTGGCCCTCCTGGTCGATCGCCACCTCTCCTGA
- the rlmN gene encoding 23S rRNA (adenine(2503)-C(2))-methyltransferase RlmN: MSEQTGTLDLRGLGRQALTDFLVERLGMPRYRGDQLFQWLHFRRQPEFGAMTNLPADLRERLEELDPPRPLTLDRTHCSSDGTMKFAFRTHDGHLIESVYIPEWDREERAAGAAGEVPPTRKTLCVSSQVGCAMGCAFCMTATLGLVRQLSASEIVAQVHAVNDLLVEEGLKGPRPLTNLVFMGMGEPLHNYEALKSALDVLLDPMGPDFSHRHVTVSTAGLVPQLERLGRETEVKVALSLTGTTDEVRDHLMPLNRRWPLAEVIRTCRNLPTRRGRRVTIEYVLLAGVTDELEDADRLADLLADLPAKVNLIAFNEVEPGVGDDGHSGPFMFRRPGDDRIEAFRARLERRGLTAVIRRSRGRDIDAACGQLAARG; the protein is encoded by the coding sequence ATGAGCGAACAGACCGGAACCCTGGACCTGCGGGGCCTCGGACGCCAGGCCCTGACCGACTTCCTGGTCGAGCGCCTGGGGATGCCCCGCTACCGCGGAGACCAGCTCTTCCAGTGGCTCCACTTCCGGCGCCAGCCCGAATTCGGCGCCATGACCAACCTGCCGGCCGACCTGCGGGAGCGCCTCGAGGAGCTGGACCCGCCGCGGCCCCTCACCCTCGACCGGACCCACTGCTCCAGCGACGGGACGATGAAGTTCGCCTTCCGCACCCACGACGGGCACCTCATCGAGTCGGTCTACATCCCCGAGTGGGATCGGGAGGAGCGCGCGGCGGGGGCCGCCGGCGAGGTGCCGCCCACCCGCAAGACCCTCTGCGTCTCCTCCCAGGTGGGCTGCGCCATGGGCTGCGCCTTCTGCATGACGGCCACCCTCGGGCTGGTGCGGCAGCTCTCCGCCAGCGAGATCGTGGCCCAGGTCCACGCCGTGAACGACCTGCTGGTGGAGGAGGGCCTGAAGGGACCCCGACCCCTGACCAACCTGGTCTTCATGGGGATGGGGGAGCCCCTCCACAACTACGAGGCCCTCAAGTCGGCGCTGGACGTCCTCCTGGACCCGATGGGCCCCGACTTCTCCCACCGGCACGTGACGGTCAGCACGGCGGGCCTGGTGCCGCAGCTGGAGCGGCTGGGGCGGGAGACCGAGGTGAAGGTGGCCCTCTCCCTCACCGGCACCACCGACGAGGTCCGCGATCACCTGATGCCGCTGAACCGCCGCTGGCCCCTGGCCGAGGTGATCCGAACCTGCCGGAACCTGCCCACGCGGCGGGGGAGGCGGGTCACGATCGAGTACGTGCTGCTGGCCGGCGTCACCGACGAGCTCGAGGACGCCGATCGCCTGGCCGATCTCCTCGCCGATCTGCCGGCGAAGGTGAACCTGATCGCCTTCAACGAGGTGGAGCCCGGCGTCGGGGACGACGGGCACTCGGGGCCCTTCATGTTCCGGCGCCCCGGCGACGACCGGATCGAGGCCTTCCGGGCCCGTCTGGAGCGCAGGGGCCTCACGGCGGTGATCCGCCGCTCCCGCGGCCGGGACATCGACGCGGCCTGCGGACAGCTCGCCGCGCGTGGCTAG
- a CDS encoding hemolysin family protein, with amino-acid sequence MEPPPEPWSFLDLAVLILLLVGSFFFAGTETALSSLGEARARALRDRLGDSARALDLWIEQPRRVLTALLLGNNLVNIGATALTTEIALGLFGSAALAIVTGVMTFVVLVFGEITPKTLAREQAERWAVPCIRMLRPFYYGLFPAIWLLDTISLAVSRSAHGSEKPPPVTGEEIDFLIGLGSETGAIKGVKRELLSSVLEFTDLLAKEIMVPRTQMIALDVEESRANILEVVQRSEKSRIPVYQGNVDSVVGVLFAKELLGALREDEQFDLRSLLKPPFFVPEVMKVSRLMKEMQKRHTHMAIVVDEFGGTSGVVTLEDVVEEIVGEIHDETDELGVGIRRLADGHLLVEASTHLRDLEERLEVEFPEEGDYESVGGFITATAGRVPDVGTMVRFRGYAFVVRSADERRVGRVEVFRVGEWVDASPQARLVRPEGVTGSYAAAVARKDGRESSR; translated from the coding sequence TTGGAACCCCCTCCGGAACCCTGGTCCTTCCTCGACCTGGCGGTGCTCATCCTCTTGCTGGTGGGCTCGTTCTTCTTCGCGGGGACGGAGACCGCCCTCTCGAGCCTCGGTGAGGCGCGGGCGCGGGCGCTGCGGGATCGCCTCGGCGACAGCGCGCGGGCGCTCGATCTCTGGATCGAGCAGCCCCGGCGGGTGCTGACGGCGCTGCTCCTGGGCAACAACCTGGTGAACATCGGGGCCACGGCCCTGACCACCGAGATCGCCCTGGGCCTCTTCGGCTCGGCGGCCCTGGCCATCGTCACCGGCGTGATGACCTTCGTGGTGCTCGTCTTCGGCGAGATCACCCCGAAGACCCTGGCCCGGGAGCAGGCCGAGCGCTGGGCGGTGCCCTGCATCCGGATGCTGCGCCCCTTCTACTACGGGCTCTTCCCGGCGATCTGGCTCCTCGACACCATCTCGCTCGCGGTCTCGCGCAGCGCGCACGGCAGCGAGAAGCCCCCGCCGGTCACCGGCGAGGAGATCGACTTCCTGATCGGGCTGGGCTCCGAGACCGGCGCCATCAAGGGCGTGAAGCGAGAGCTGCTCTCCAGCGTGCTGGAGTTCACCGACCTCCTGGCCAAGGAGATCATGGTGCCCCGCACCCAGATGATCGCCCTGGACGTGGAGGAGAGCCGCGCGAACATCCTCGAGGTGGTGCAGCGCTCCGAGAAGAGCCGGATCCCCGTCTACCAGGGCAACGTCGACTCGGTGGTGGGGGTCCTCTTCGCCAAGGAGCTCCTCGGCGCCCTGCGGGAGGACGAGCAATTCGACCTGCGTTCGCTGCTCAAGCCCCCCTTCTTCGTGCCGGAGGTGATGAAGGTCTCCCGGCTCATGAAGGAGATGCAGAAGCGCCACACCCACATGGCCATCGTGGTCGACGAGTTCGGCGGCACCAGCGGCGTGGTGACCCTCGAGGACGTGGTCGAGGAGATCGTCGGGGAGATCCACGACGAGACCGACGAGCTGGGGGTCGGCATCCGGCGCCTGGCCGACGGCCACCTGCTGGTGGAGGCCAGCACCCACCTGCGGGACCTCGAGGAGCGCCTCGAGGTGGAGTTCCCCGAGGAGGGGGACTACGAGTCCGTCGGCGGCTTCATCACGGCCACCGCCGGGCGGGTGCCCGACGTCGGCACGATGGTGCGCTTCCGGGGCTACGCCTTCGTGGTCCGCTCCGCCGACGAGCGGCGGGTCGGGCGGGTGGAGGTCTTCCGGGTGGGGGAGTGGGTCGACGCCTCGCCCCAGGCCCGCCTGGTGCGGCCGGAGGGCGTGACCGGCAGCTACGCCGCCGCGGTGGCGCGCAAGGACGGCAGGGAGAGCTCCCGATGA
- the ndk gene encoding nucleoside-diphosphate kinase — protein MATERTLAIIKPDGVEKKVVGKIIDRILEEGLTPVAMRMQHLSKREAEGFYAVHKERPFFADLVTFMTRGPVVLMILEGEDAIARWRGIMGATNPENADEGTLRKLYASNIEENTVHGSDAVETAAFETGWFFRGLEVHQG, from the coding sequence ATGGCCACCGAGCGCACCCTCGCCATCATCAAGCCCGACGGCGTCGAGAAGAAGGTCGTCGGCAAGATCATCGACCGCATCCTCGAGGAGGGGCTCACCCCCGTCGCGATGCGCATGCAGCACCTCTCCAAGCGGGAGGCCGAGGGCTTCTACGCCGTCCACAAGGAGCGCCCCTTCTTCGCCGACCTGGTCACCTTCATGACCCGGGGTCCGGTGGTGCTGATGATCCTCGAGGGCGAGGACGCCATCGCCCGCTGGCGCGGCATCATGGGCGCGACCAACCCCGAGAACGCCGACGAGGGCACCCTCCGGAAGCTCTACGCCAGCAACATCGAGGAGAACACGGTCCACGGCTCCGACGCCGTCGAGACCGCCGCCTTCGAGACCGGCTGGTTCTTCCGCGGCCTGGAAGTCCACCAGGGCTAG
- the sucD gene encoding succinate--CoA ligase subunit alpha, whose product MAILVNKDTKLIVQGITGGAGAFHTGQMMEYGTNVVAGVVPGKGGTKFEGKVPIFDTVEQAAKETGANASVIFVPPPFAADAILEAAYAELPLAVCITEGIPIQDMVPVRAFLEKQSKTRLLGPNCPGIITPGQCKIGIMPGHVHTPGKIGVISRSGTLTYEAVGQLGAIGMGQTTAIGMGGDPIHGLGFVEVLELFNEDPETEGVIMIGEIGGNDEEKAAAWIRENMKKPVAGFIAGRTAPPGKRMGHAGAIIAGGKGTAAEKIAALKEAGVAVAESPSELGTTMKAALEAA is encoded by the coding sequence ATGGCCATTCTCGTCAACAAGGACACCAAGCTCATCGTTCAGGGCATCACCGGCGGCGCCGGCGCCTTCCACACCGGCCAGATGATGGAGTACGGCACCAACGTGGTGGCCGGCGTCGTCCCGGGGAAGGGCGGCACCAAGTTCGAGGGCAAGGTCCCGATCTTCGACACCGTCGAGCAGGCGGCGAAGGAGACCGGCGCCAACGCCTCCGTCATCTTCGTGCCGCCGCCCTTCGCGGCCGACGCGATCCTCGAGGCCGCCTACGCCGAGCTGCCCCTGGCGGTTTGCATCACCGAGGGCATCCCGATCCAGGACATGGTCCCGGTGCGGGCCTTCCTCGAGAAGCAGAGCAAGACCCGCCTGCTCGGCCCCAACTGCCCGGGCATCATCACCCCGGGGCAGTGCAAGATCGGCATCATGCCGGGCCACGTGCACACCCCCGGCAAGATCGGCGTGATCTCCCGCTCGGGCACCCTGACCTACGAAGCCGTGGGTCAGCTCGGCGCCATCGGGATGGGCCAGACGACCGCCATCGGCATGGGCGGTGACCCCATCCACGGCCTCGGCTTCGTCGAGGTCCTCGAGCTCTTCAACGAGGACCCCGAGACCGAGGGCGTGATCATGATCGGCGAGATCGGCGGCAACGACGAGGAGAAGGCCGCCGCCTGGATCCGCGAGAACATGAAGAAGCCGGTCGCCGGCTTCATCGCGGGCCGGACGGCCCCTCCGGGCAAGCGGATGGGCCACGCCGGCGCGATCATCGCGGGCGGCAAGGGCACCGCGGCCGAGAAGATCGCGGCCCTCAAGGAGGCCGGGGTGGCCGTGGCCGAGTCCCCCTCCGAGCTCGGCACCACCATGAAGGCGGCCCTCGAGGCGGCCTAG
- the sucC gene encoding ADP-forming succinate--CoA ligase subunit beta: MKVHEYQAKEILRRYGVTTLEGRVARTPEEAKMAAQEIGTDVVVVKAQIHAGGRGKGGGVKLAKGPAEAEERAREILGMQLVTHQTGPEGKRVEKVLVEAGCDIARELYVGLTLDRERGQVVLMASTEGGVEIEKVAAETPEKILKAAVDPVLGLRDFQGRSLAYGLELEGNAAKQFVKFAKALYQAYVDSDASLAEINPLVVTKAGEVVALDAKMSFDDNAMYRHQDIEEYRDLSEEDPKETEAKKFDLSYIALDGNIGCMVNGAGLAMATMDIIKLHGGEPANFLDVGGGATTEKVTEAFKIILEDDAVKGVLVNIFGGIMKCDVIAEGVVAAAKELGLEVPLVVRLEGTNVEKGREILENSGLKIIPAQSMGDAAAAVVSAVKEG, encoded by the coding sequence ATGAAGGTTCACGAGTATCAAGCCAAGGAGATCTTGCGGCGCTACGGGGTCACCACCCTGGAGGGCCGGGTGGCGCGCACTCCCGAGGAGGCCAAGATGGCCGCCCAGGAGATCGGCACCGACGTGGTGGTGGTCAAGGCCCAGATCCACGCGGGCGGCCGCGGGAAGGGCGGCGGCGTGAAGCTGGCCAAGGGGCCGGCGGAGGCCGAGGAGCGGGCCCGGGAGATCCTGGGAATGCAGCTCGTGACCCACCAGACGGGCCCCGAGGGCAAGCGGGTGGAGAAGGTGCTGGTCGAGGCGGGCTGCGACATCGCCCGGGAGCTCTACGTCGGGCTCACCCTCGACCGTGAGCGGGGCCAGGTGGTGCTCATGGCCTCCACCGAGGGCGGCGTCGAGATCGAGAAGGTCGCGGCCGAGACCCCCGAGAAGATCCTGAAGGCCGCCGTGGACCCGGTCCTGGGGCTGCGCGACTTCCAGGGCCGCTCCCTGGCCTACGGGCTCGAGCTCGAGGGCAACGCGGCGAAGCAGTTCGTGAAGTTCGCCAAGGCCCTCTACCAGGCCTACGTCGACAGCGACGCCTCCCTGGCCGAGATCAACCCGCTGGTCGTGACCAAGGCCGGCGAGGTCGTGGCCCTCGACGCCAAGATGTCCTTCGACGACAACGCGATGTACCGCCACCAGGACATCGAGGAGTACCGGGACCTCAGCGAGGAGGACCCGAAGGAGACCGAGGCCAAGAAGTTCGACCTCTCCTACATCGCCCTCGACGGGAACATCGGCTGCATGGTCAACGGCGCGGGCCTGGCCATGGCCACCATGGACATCATCAAGCTCCACGGCGGCGAGCCGGCGAACTTCCTGGATGTCGGCGGCGGCGCGACCACCGAGAAGGTCACCGAGGCCTTCAAGATCATCCTCGAGGACGACGCCGTGAAGGGCGTGCTCGTGAACATCTTCGGCGGCATCATGAAGTGCGATGTCATCGCCGAGGGCGTCGTCGCGGCGGCGAAGGAGCTGGGCCTCGAGGTCCCGCTCGTCGTCCGGCTCGAGGGCACCAACGTGGAGAAGGGCCGGGAGATCCTCGAGAACTCCGGCCTGAAGATCATCCCCGCCCAGTCCATGGGCGATGCGGCAGCTGCGGTCGTCTCCGCGGTGAAGGAGGGCTGA
- the mdh gene encoding malate dehydrogenase encodes MARTKIAMIGAGMIGGNLAHWAGMKQLGDVVLFDIAEGTAKGKALDLFEGSPVDGWDARITGTSDWKDCAGADVCIVTAGVPRKPGMSRDDLLDTNVKIIKDVATNIKEHCPNAFVIVISNPLDSMVYAMKEITGFPKERVVGMAGVLDTARYRSFVAMELDVSVKDVQAIVLGGHGDTMVPLRSYCSVGGIPVNELISAERLDAIESRVRKAGGEIVGLLGNGSAFYSPAASAIAMAEAYILDQGRILPSACLCEGEYGIDGYYIGVPAKISAKGVEKVIEVKLTDDQKAELANSLEAVKKVVEETKTRLG; translated from the coding sequence ATGGCACGCACGAAGATCGCGATGATCGGCGCCGGCATGATCGGCGGCAACCTGGCTCACTGGGCGGGCATGAAGCAGCTCGGCGACGTCGTCCTCTTCGACATCGCCGAGGGCACCGCCAAGGGCAAGGCCCTCGACCTCTTCGAGGGCAGCCCCGTCGACGGCTGGGACGCTCGCATCACCGGCACCAGCGACTGGAAGGACTGCGCGGGCGCCGACGTCTGCATCGTCACCGCCGGTGTGCCCCGCAAGCCGGGCATGAGCCGGGACGACCTGCTCGACACCAACGTGAAGATCATCAAGGACGTCGCGACCAACATCAAGGAGCACTGCCCGAACGCCTTCGTGATCGTCATCTCGAACCCCCTCGACTCCATGGTCTACGCCATGAAGGAGATCACGGGCTTCCCGAAGGAGCGCGTCGTCGGCATGGCCGGCGTCCTCGACACCGCCCGCTACCGCTCCTTCGTCGCGATGGAGCTCGACGTCTCCGTGAAGGACGTCCAGGCCATCGTGCTCGGCGGCCACGGCGACACCATGGTGCCCCTGCGCTCCTACTGCTCGGTGGGCGGCATCCCCGTCAACGAGCTGATCTCGGCCGAGCGCCTCGACGCCATCGAGTCCCGGGTCCGCAAGGCCGGCGGTGAGATCGTGGGCCTGCTCGGGAACGGCTCGGCCTTCTACAGCCCGGCCGCCTCCGCCATCGCCATGGCCGAGGCCTACATCCTCGACCAGGGCCGGATCCTGCCCAGCGCCTGCCTCTGCGAGGGCGAGTACGGCATCGACGGCTACTACATCGGCGTGCCGGCCAAGATCTCGGCCAAGGGCGTCGAGAAGGTGATCGAGGTGAAGCTCACCGACGACCAGAAGGCCGAGCTGGCGAACAGCCTCGAGGCCGTGAAGAAGGTCGTCGAGGAGACCAAGACCCGCCTCGGCTAG
- a CDS encoding DUF4870 domain-containing protein — protein MENQTQDQANGSMPASAPAADMATEKRDQDAAMIFLSYFGIFALIPYLTVKDSDFIRWHSKQGLTLCGTSIALMIASTILGFIPILGMIIGLLAIFAQLGLFVLDIVAMVKAFGGERWKIPVVSSFAEKW, from the coding sequence ATGGAGAACCAGACTCAGGACCAGGCCAACGGCTCGATGCCCGCCTCGGCCCCCGCCGCCGACATGGCCACCGAGAAGCGCGACCAGGACGCCGCGATGATCTTCCTGTCCTACTTCGGGATCTTCGCCCTGATCCCCTACCTGACCGTGAAGGACAGCGACTTCATCCGCTGGCACTCCAAGCAGGGCCTGACCCTCTGCGGCACCTCCATCGCGCTGATGATCGCCAGCACGATCCTGGGCTTCATCCCGATCCTCGGCATGATCATCGGCCTCCTCGCCATCTTCGCCCAGCTCGGCCTCTTCGTCCTCGACATCGTGGCGATGGTGAAGGCCTTCGGCGGCGAGCGCTGGAAGATCCCGGTCGTCTCGAGCTTCGCCGAGAAGTGGTAG